The Branchiostoma floridae strain S238N-H82 chromosome 12, Bfl_VNyyK, whole genome shotgun sequence genome segment aattcaGGAGCAATGTCATTGGAGggtcctgaatgtgtgacaggggctcaACAGAAATAGGTCCCTTACCCATGTCATATTGTATGAGATCGTCTGTGTCAGGTAGCTCGATGTCCTGACGAGAGAAGGAGCCGCTGGTAAGGAGGAACGAACGGTTGTTGTCTGTCCCATAGCCAAACAGGACGTAGAACACCCGCTCTCGGCCCTGGAACACAGTGAGTATGCTATAGTTAGGTATCAGTTGAACAGTACTCTACTAACACGAGCTTAAGAATGATGCTCTTCCATGAAGCCATGTAGCAATACAGTACCTCACAGCTCACGTATTttagcagcaaaacacagtgggTCATCTTCCCCCTTCTACTttagtgtgttgggttcttttacatgcagaggtttgacaccAGCTTCTAATCACCATCCAAAATAAAGAaagcaatcccttacaacattcAAACCCACAATAGAATTCAATCCATAGTTCTCCATCTTTGGGGTTGTCTGTAACTTGAATGCTTGCTAACTGATGTCATAAACTTTCCTTCAAAGTAGATTGGCATGTTGGGATTACAAGTCCAGAAGCAACATCTTTCAGCTTATAAAGAAACTGCAGAACATACAACCTAACAGGTGTGAACTTACCTGTGGATTACAGAACTTTAGTTGGCAGTCTTCCACCCAGTCACTGCCCTGTTCTACTTGTAGAGTCTCTAGCATGTGGCCTGCAGTGAAAACAGTCAGTTTGCTATCAGAGGTGTCAAAGATCTCAGACAAGGACAGTTTGTCACATCTTTCACACGTTTCAATAAGACCTTTTGTTCAAAAAATTGTGAAAGgcaataaacaaacttttgaatgATATATACCAGTAATACAATGCTATTGACAAAAGTATtcacaaaaaaatgatttaacaAAGTGTCTGAACTTCATGTATTAAGAATAAGATTATATCAGTTTGTAAAAGTTAAACAGAGACAGGAGGCGCCACTATCTCAGGCCTGTTTATGACCATGTCTTGTCATGTAACAAACTCTATCAGATGTCACGTGACAAGGAAACTCCATGATGAGATCTACCAGGTTGATGAAGGGACAAAGTACGTCTCAAAAGCTTCCCAAAGCTAAGAAAAgtagttgtgtgtatgttgtttaaatttttttcaaaataagtgCATCAATTTGTATTAACAactaaaatggattttttttaaacagaggACCTACCAACTTGGCTGAGTCTGCAACAGGCCATGTCATACCAGCAGGTGGGTGGGGGCAGTTGCCGGGCGGGGTCTGCCATGGTAACCCAGGGCGCCCGTGTGTCGGGAGCTGCTGATTGGTAGCTGACTAAGTAGCAAGCTGTCACCAGAGGCATGGCATCTGTCCATGTCAGCTGGCCCTATAACATGGGACAAAATCTTCTGTTATTGTCTGTCTATACACTGTTGACTGATCATATCAAACAAACTCATGTTTTACAAATCTTAAAATCTAGAAATATAATGCAAGAAATACTGATCTGTCATCATCTTAATACATTACATTTCAGTACTATTCATTTAGTTCAAAATCTGCTTACTGTAAATGTACTGAACATGGAATTTTTtaggtggttttattttctcagTTACTGATATTGCCTCTTAGTGCAAAATCATTACACTGCAAATATCTGTTTTGTAATTCTACTtaactacagaattgtttcaacttttcCTGTGTTTGCGTGTCTCCTGACTACTCTCGTATTGTAGCGGAATTTTAAGAACATGGGGTCTAACATCTCCCTTTTGCTAATGTTGACTGACTagaatggagatccaaataaaataaaacaaacaaacaaacttgccTGCTGTGCCTGTTTGAGCAGCAGTGTCCCAGCTAACCAGTAGATCTGTCCTGTCATCTCCTCCAGTACAACTCTCCACTcctcacccccctccccacccactGGAGCAGTCAGCTGGCTTGCTGTGAGCAGGCAACGGTCAAATCTGGAATGATaagtttgtgtcaatgggaaaattaaTGCATTATATAAAGTCAATACCAATTTGGTAATGCAGGCTTGAAGAAGTCCACTAGCAAttttgtccagggcaagtgaaagtgatgattgggcaagtacatgacCTACTCCACCTGGAACAATGAGAGGTTGAGAGGAGGTCACCAGAGACAGGATTCTTGATGTTTGTGTCAATAGgaaaattaatgcaaaagttTGCATTATCGTCATCATATCATCGTCATCTCAGGTGACTTGCTTGGACTAAATCTATCCTTCCAGACATCCCTGTCCCCTGTGGAGTTCTTGCATTATGTTGGCACTTAATCAGTatcatttatatacatgtacagtacataccaATTTGGTAATATTGACTGAATACCAATTCTTAGTCAATTATTTTACTCATGATAAGGTTTTCTTACAAAAAGGATACACAATGTTCTACATGTGCAGGGCCATCTGAAGTGTCATGAGAGTTGTGGACTTGTGTGAAATTTTCATGGTAGATTTCAAAACAAGCAGATTGTGAATGCTTCCAACTTTGTAGCTGTATCAACTTTTTATGTTGACCAAGTATTTCAAATCATGCCTTTATATAGATGAAATAGACCATATATCCTGGCTAACTTGTCTTATGCTTCCAAAGATACATTGTTTTGGTAATGTGAGTTTAAGTTCATTGGATGGTTACTTCTGAATGGATTCTTCTACATACAGTACCTTCTGAGGACATCAGAGCACTGGCTGATACTGGTCTCAGCCAGCTTGAGTCGGACCAAACTGGACAGAGCTGACAGAAGCTGGATGTACAACGTGTGGGTGTCGTCTGGAGAGGGCGGGGTCCTCTGGTCTAGATATGTCTGAAACAGCATCAAGGAACAGAATTACAGATAATGAGACTGGGATTCTGATGCCTTCTGgttatgattttgttttgtctaAATACTGAAGAACCTGCAACCTTGGAATTCTGTCAGATCCCTACAAAACAAAATCACTATGACATTGAACTTCAACACCAATACAATGAATAATGTGGCAGTGGGAATAATCATCTACGGACCACCTAGAAGTGGTCACATTGGACaggaccaggtggtccttatgtagaggtggtcacttgtacaggtttgactttatgaAATAGAGGTGCTAAAGACTCATAAAGACAAGCTTTTTCCAATGGTATGTAAACCATTACTACACGCATGCATCCAGTAACAGAATACAATGCAGAGTTTCAATCATTCTAGTAATCAGACTTAATGAAAGTGAATTTTCCCAGAACAACTAAGATCATGGAAGCACAAACCTGTAGTGTATTAGCCATGCAGCCGTACCACTCTGCGCTATCCTTGAAGACTCGTGTGCGCTCCACGGACGTGCAGTGATCATACGCCTCCTCCATTCTATCGTTGTCCCGGTACAGCTTGATCAGGCGGATATGCAGATGGGCATCTTTTGGATGGGCAGCCTGGGGTAATAAAAACGTTCCAAAGATATCACAAAATTTCTTTCAATTAAATCTCAGCTTCACTGGGTAGTAATAAGTGACACTTGTCACTTATTGCTGGTGGTCAATTTTTCAGTCTTTCCTTCATAGTGGTCACCAGTCCATAGTGGTTAAATTTGACCAGTCGATTAAGTGACCGCTATAGAAAGACTTAGACTGTATACTGTAGTAACATGACTACAATGTAGTAAGGCACTTTACCTAggaatgtccaaattttgttaTCTAGGTAAAAATGCTTTGGAATCAAGTACTGAATGTCAACCAATCAGGAATCACCATTTGTTCACCAATCAGATCTTCCATATCATCCACACTACCGCCTTGTGATGTCATGATTCTCTCCTTCAGGTTGAAAACAGTCGGATGACCTGGGAACAGCGCCCCTGCCTTGTCTGCCCAGTACTGCATCCTCTGAGGATCTTCCTCTACAGAGCAGCAAACCTCTGCCACTGTGGAGTGTTTAGCACAACTTTCAAATTCTGAGGTGCACATGTGCATTGAACATTGtgagaaaataaaatgaattaCAAGTTGTGTATGTTCAGCCTTAAAACTTCAATCATTTTAAGACCTGCTTAAttattaggcctaggaaaaaaaatgttgtgtttcctgtttccctacctaccctaaaaaaaacctgccgaccctagactttttttggggtgggcagtggagtcacatagcttccagttagaatttttatttagcctgcttcctattgaagtgaAACACTGTTTGTCcaatctaatgaaggataaatgcacaaaaataaagttgacattgaaagacaagtgtcatcatgcatttcagtttactttgttcaactgtattgaaatatgtatcactagaattttggccagcctaaaaaaaaatacgagaaaaaaaaagataatccctacctaccgaccctaattttttcaggactgaaacaggaaacacaacattttttgcattttgccgccttagcggcaaaatgctctgaggccagagtagtcgccgttgtgatgttgagatgaacggacctgttcaattcatgccaaacatttgtataccttctAAAACAGGCGTTTCTTCAACATGGTCGCATTAGCGCAGTGGTTAaatttacgcattctaaactaatgcacccggttcgaatccggggaggtatttttttcaccttttttttttctattttacattcattaaaatactaatttttacatccattagaccataccaatttaatttgttggttctcggaatcgccgcttctatttttcccaatttcaaaaaaatccaaaaaaaaatccaaaaaaaatCCCTGTAACGTTACGGTAACGCAAGTTGCTGGACTTGAAACAAACTTTggttcagttgaaaataaaagaacttctgaaactagtactggacttgcaaaataactatcacctgcttatgttctcctttatgttgtaaatcatcgaaaaccacccaTAGATCGCTAAATTTGTGCTTGAAAAAGACGAAAATGTTGCAGtgggacaaacaaaatggcagctgccatatttggaaatggcttggccaatgctgccatatttggaaatggcttggccaatgctgccatatttggaaatggctttATTAATATGGAATGAGTACACTAACGCCCTCAAGCGATTTTTATTCAAACTGCAGCTTTTACAAAGAGAATACAATGATGTTTCAGGCACTATCTATTCTTTGGGGTGAAATTAAGTCAATTTATTGTTCTTGTTgctacattagacattatactatgctgaaaaagtttttcaaccttcttaaaggtttttaaaagttgtgtgtgttgaaatactctatgtttttgtctttattactaAGCATTATTACAGCAATATTACTGTGAATACTTAAGCAATACTGATTGCACataattttccatttgtattgcTAAAATTCCACGTAAAGTGTAtgaaaaaatgcaaattttgcatgtaagtgTAACTGGATctaccacacatacatgtatacaccagattactattattatcattatataccaTTGGTTCTAGTCTGGAATTACGAACCTGAAACTTTGGACCTGACTGAACCCAgagttgttgcaagtttttttttcgccctgtcgcttcaacttttttctgaaaaaatccgagaaccaacaaattaaattggtatggccttaaaaTACTAatgaacaatacttttgtacagaacattaaaactgacctttgcacctgttctactgCATTTTTCCGCAGTTGGGatgtttgaatgaacgaaccgtgagacgtgcgatactctgcgtatatgtttctttctaactttccataaaatgcccatacaacatctatatcacagaattacacaagaacaaactgattttctcgaaaataactgcatactggataacaaaaagtttcaggaaacatattcattttcatattccaggacataactcatttgcatatttgtgaatctctccatgcgcccatatcaggttttttattctgttctatttatatgacattctaataactagaaaaaaaaacagtcacacacgcaaaccttggcaaaatgccagcttttttaaaagcacttgttttcctaggccttactatcaaaatataatgataactagaaaggccgacatttgcttaagagcaaatacagcatatttcagccataccccttcccacgcaacattggactgttccaaatcactcctgcgcaaaaatggaacatcctcttaacagtacattatcccccaaagtggactggtattgtgaattgattccaggtaaaaacagagcttgcttctatttttcagaaaatgacaataatcacaccttccattcagaaaattttcatcatgactgaaaattgttgaatgacttcatgtaatgtcattaacaattttcagtacgataactaggtgtaagtttaaaaaagtataagctccttgtgatgtgggtacattattattgcagtgaactttttttattcaagtagggcatacgatttaataattatcaagcaggtgcaggtactgtaggagcgtttgttttcttcaagctgtaaaactgttaaactgttttactttgtatgcaatcagccatcgagcctattcttattttagtttaacaacttcctgccagacccggaagatacgattgaaccttgtctggtcagtctgttcataccctggcgctgagagtgttttattgggctgaaactctggcagtttaaagttacttacaatttaaatgttcaaagtttatgtcaaacaacaacagcactaggaaatgtggccactatagacaggtggtcactatagagaaaatgcttatctattgactaggagccatacgttacacatgatttcagtacactgatcattaatcatataaacattgcacaggtaagccaattgtttagatgtacaattaagttcaaataattctgaagagaaatattgatgagaaaataatcattctcgccactgtctaacttataattacgtatcaaaactaaacgcagattttctaactaacgcacctttcgccgacttcatcaaaggaccgccggctatcaatcaaacacggctgttgattagacttagagtttcaaacagtcatgtgctgtgtgccagttgacagcgaacttcatgctacgtgatgttttacattgcttgaaccttctttcctacagcggtgcttctacaaaatatttagactgtaacactgagtcccacatgttttatagaatagaatttgacgcagaacagcgtttttttgctgggtatttttcttgaaacatgtccgtgggaatatcagcgaggcggcgacgtagggatatcagaccgtcaacaaaagtcgcacggcggctaacggcgcagcgaagatactagcgctataaataagcgcttcaactaaggatggcaacccgtacaatatttttgtatactgttgagctaagtaaagtttgttgtttatgaggttttagttgtctttgaagctttgacccgaaatattttaaagtcaaactgctgaagagaagtaagtgactgctacgattatcgtagatatggccctacaAAAACTggtaaaagaagccttctcaatagtctaaaatgcaagagcttccggggggcttcgcccacctgggtcccccccacagtggccctgcccctggaccccgccagggacattcggcggcccccggacccctgtcccacgctttgaaaaaatcctggcgagaagtctgtacggcctgagtcttcaagttaacgtattgtgtggtcccgcttatgaatattaattagccttcgctttcctcttcgctgattggctgaaccattaattgaattaactcttcctgccggctagacgcaggtgcagatgtcggctctgtggggtgaacgtccgaaaggtcatggcatggagaacgaaagaaaaccaatttcccctaaaaaaagtgctgtaattaagccttttacagtactttatgccaaaaattttacttggatcattttaccaactatcttatgcctatctataccaaatgttactcataccagggtacaggggtgcaaaatataccgttataagaccgtcaacaacagtcgcacggagctaacagcgcagcgaaaataccatcgctagcgtttccactttggataacaagttataagtactgttgaaattagtaacgttaaagtttgtttttagttgcctttgacggtttgacctgaaatagtgttacgctaaactcctgaagagaagttaagtgactgctgcgattatcatagatatgccccaaAGAACtgataacatgcattggcataataccggtcataagcctcataccggtcgattaaaaatagtggaacttaaagagatctacacatgcaacaatagttatttctgaggtatgcacacttcagacatctaggtgtccaatacataatttacaaagtatcgataacaatgcattcgaagacaacaaggccaaaagttttcaggtcattttcggggcaggcgagctcgtcgtgggacaaacacactgtcacgttcatcgccagatttgtagataataatcacatgtgctcacggcacaagacgagcatgattcaacagcaatcttgaatttcttttggtgacctacaactcgtgcaaaagtgtgaggaaccgttgcattatagcccggatctacgactgaatgggtcaaattgaacgtacgccgccattttcccgccatttttaatgctacggccagcagtaaagttttacgtcatagcggttatgacggaccaaaattaaatgaaaattcttgtcagtatacgcccattttctcatgactttttgtatgctcatgcagatttttgttttgtgcaactactaacaggaaagaaaggaacaacagaggatgtataaaggtacacagcggcagttaattgtgccgtgtttcgttcggccggtatagtgcacccccttccaaccacgcgcccgttctccgtgcaattccgcggtgtgttccaattacgatattatgtttttagcaggaccagagagacaaaataatttacacagaagaagtggcaaaggtaagctgtaacagcaacatgtaactggagaagatgatgcgttgatcatttgccaaattcctcttcgctgattggctaggtctttgattcaattaactctccggctgacgcgcacaggtgtggctctgtgcggggtcacggaaggtcacgtcaggaggccaaaagaaaacaaatttcccctcagaaaagtgccaaaattaatcattttaaagttgtttatgtcaaaaattttacttgaatcttgttactaagtatctaatgcctatctataccaaatttcaggtcatttaattgtaataccagggtacaggagccaaaagtgtcctttttttggtcaaaaattggccaaaaatcgcaaaaataagcattttgttgtactgtacaccaaaagtgttattgaatttatatgggggcattatcaaggcacatctgtgtcaaatttcagctcatttggttgtaataccagggtacaggggccaaaagtgtccttttttggtcaaaaattggtcaaaaaatcgcaaaaataagcattttgttgtactgtacaccaaaagtgttattgaatttatatgggggcattatcaaggcacatctctgtcaaatttcagctcatttggttgtaataccagggtacaggggccaaaagtgtccttttttggtcaaaaattggtcaaaaaatcgcaaaaataagcattttgttgtactgtacaccaaaagtgttatcgaatttatatgggggcattatcaaggcacatctctgtcaaatttcagttcatttggttgtaataccagggtacaggggccaaaatatacagttttggtctaaaattgaccaaaaaatctcaataaaatcattttagaggcagatatgaaaaaactgagaaaaaagcatcaaggtattagcccattctacccctgtgccaaatttcaggtcattcggtccaggaacggcggagatgaatcactttgaagatttgacaggagaaagaaagaagaaagaagaaagaaacattacgaatacaatatatttcaccatactatgtatggctgaaatataataagaaGTATTATGTTAGTGTGGTACAAGGTCAGGCTTTGTGAAAATATGCTCATGATATTAATGCCTCTTTTAGTATGATATTCCAACTGACTTGACTTGTGTGTACATGATAATGTATGTCTTTCTTTACCTTTTAGAACGAGGTCCTTCTGGGCTGGATTTATTTCCAAAGATCTACATAGAACAGAGAGAAAATGCACAATTggttacatttttgtttaatTAGGATATTCCTGCAAAATTAGCATAAGAGAGACATTTCTCATTGTCCTGTTCACATAATAAACATGATTAAGCATTCAAAATTCCTCACTATAAATGTACTATAGATCTACAAGTAGATTTCATGGTCACATTTTCCTGCCTAAAAATTTGGTACTACACATTTTCTTACATCCtttaggaatttttttttttcacatgcaaatttttcacaagaagaaaaccCATTCCTTTCCAACCTACCTAATGACTTGTATCAAATAGAAACTAAATATGTGTATTAAATAAAAAGCTATTGTATCTAGTTTGCTGTGTAAAGTAGCAAAGCCCACCTTTTATAACAGCCTAGTGCCTTGCTGTGTTCCTGTGAGGTTTCCCACAGCTGGCCCATGAACCTGTGGGCTTTGGCATCGTTGTTACTCACTCCGATGTACCCTGCTAGGTACCTGgtcacaaagagagagagagagaggtttCAACTTAATAAAGATATCATCAGTTATCGTGACATATGATTCAAAACCTCTAGTACTAGACTTTGATCAGCAGAACAAGTGCTTGTAGTGACGATTTAAAATTTCTTGAATCATCTTAGACGAACAAACTCCCTGGAAAAACGTAACATATTTTGACTGACATAATTATATGAACAGCAAACATCTTTATGTTAAAGACACCTTTGTTGAAAGATGAATTTTGATTTGACTTGAGCTCTTGCAAGTGTGGCCTGTAGGAAATCTTAGAataatacaaaacaaagatgaCGAGTTTTACAGTACTTACTTTCTGGCCTGGTCATACTCTTTGGCTTCAAAGTAGAGCCTGGCGATACCATATCCTTTCAGCGCTTTCTGTAGGGGTAGGTAAAGCAACTGTCATGATCAACAAGTCTTTATCAATCAACATACGGTGTATCTATAATTTCGTTCTTGTTCTGTTTTTGTCTATCTGCCGAGGTATCGGCAACTACTGACATGTATCTCATCAGTGTTAATTTGCAGATTAAAATTTCAGGCTAGCTACTCTATTTGTGTCTTGACACAATGATTTACAAATCGTAATCAACCATAAGAAAGGCTGCTTAAGTGTACTGAGTATTTTGCAATCCATGCAAGTGATATTTAAATCCATGATTCACAAAGAAAATTCTTTCAGTTtcggtgcccccctccctcaagtCAAAATGACGACGTATGAAAAATGTCACGCACCTCTCTCGGGTTGTGCACGTTGCGTTCCACTTTGGCAACATGCTTGTCCACTTCTCTCTTACTTCGTATCATCTTGGTGAAGTTCGCCTCCAAGATATCGATTATAAGGGCGAAAACAGCGTATAAATCGGGTCGGAAATAATTTTGGCGCAACCGGGATTCAAACCGGCGGCCATGTGTGTCAAATTACGCATGCGTGGATGAAACGATTAGGAAATGGGTATCTTAataaggaaaataaaaaaaagtagacaTATAAATCTTTCATTTCTGAAATACTCATTTAAAAGAAAACCTGTACTGACTAAGGATTAGATTTTGATACTTATTTGACTTAGTTTTAGCGATTGATACACcataaaagtaataaaaacaTAGGTATTCTGTATCAAAATAATAATACGCACCCTCTCATAAGTGGCATAGTCTTCAGGCTGACagttttaaaaatgatttatttatctatctatttatacGATTGAGCCAAACCTGTAAATTATCAAAACAGTCGATAAGATACCATATTTGAAACTTTAAAAATCGCTTTTCCTCTTTTCAAATAGAAAACataaatatgcatttttgt includes the following:
- the LOC118426829 gene encoding RANBP2-like and GRIP domain-containing protein 8 translates to MIRSKREVDKHVAKVERNVHNPREKALKGYGIARLYFEAKEYDQARKYLAGYIGVSNNDAKAHRFMGQLWETSQEHSKALGCYKRSLEINPAQKDLVLKVAEVCCSVEEDPQRMQYWADKAGALFPGHPTVFNLKERIMTSQGGSVDDMEDLIGEQMAAHPKDAHLHIRLIKLYRDNDRMEEAYDHCTSVERTRVFKDSAEWYGCMANTLQTYLDQRTPPSPDDTHTLYIQLLSALSSLVRLKLAETSISQCSDVLRRFDRCLLTASQLTAPVGGEGGEEWRVVLEEMTGQIYWLAGTLLLKQAQQGQLTWTDAMPLVTACYLVSYQSAAPDTRAPWVTMADPARQLPPPTCWYDMACCRLSQVGHMLETLQVEQGSDWVEDCQLKFCNPQGRERVFYVLFGYGTDNNRSFLLTSGSFSRQDIELPDTDDLIQYDMVAVHDQPGELQPVVWLGLQWFSAEDNIQPDCGLWVSRLFPDLQFTTTDLKSGAPLSVCLLDIQVL